A window of the Vigna angularis cultivar LongXiaoDou No.4 chromosome 3, ASM1680809v1, whole genome shotgun sequence genome harbors these coding sequences:
- the LOC108324160 gene encoding uncharacterized protein LOC108324160 encodes MATGVNRKISAASARAHTRRAKKSNSSQLPSGILGTALAVFFIGFLAWAYKVIQPPPPKICGTPDGPPITAPRIKLRDGRHLAYKEYGVSKDAAMYKIIYVHGFDNCRHDAVLAEALSPGIVEEMGIYILSFDRPGYGESDHDPKRTLKSIALDIEELADQLVLGSKFYVVGFSMGGQIVWNCLKYIPHRLAGVGLVAPVVNYWWPGLPANLTTEAYGQQNIQDQWALRVAHYVPWLTYWWNTQQWFPGSSVISGNPHIFSREDKEILAKMPSRKSYRAQIRQQGEYESLHRDLNIGFGNWEYSPLHLENPFPNSEASVHIWQGDDDVMVPVTLQQYIAQKLPWIIYHELPGSGHLFPLADGMSDIIIKNLLRTK; translated from the exons ATGGCCACCGGAGTGAACAGAAAAATTTCTGCTGCATCAGCTCGAGCTCACACCAGGAGAGCAAAGAAATCCAATTCCTCACAACTCCCATCAG GAATTCTTGGAACAGCACTAGCAGTGTTCTTTATCGGGTTTCTAGCATGGGCTTATAAGGTTATTCAACCTCCCCCACCCAAGATATGTGGCACCCCTGATGGACCGCCTATAACAGCACCAAGAATCAAATTAAGAGATGGAAGGCATTTGGCATACAAAGAGTATGGTGTTTCAAAAGATGCAGCCATGTACAAAATCATCTATGTCCATGGTTTTGATAATTGCAGGCATGATGCCGTGCTTGCCGAAGCCTTATCGCCT GGTATTGTTGAGGAGATGGGGATCTACATTCTCTCTTTTGACAGACCTGGTTATGGGGAAAGTGATCATGATCCAAAACGTACATTAAAAAGCATTGCTTTAGATATAGAAGAGCTTGCAGATCAGCTGGTGTTGGGGTCCAAATTCTATGTGGTGGGTTTCTCTATGGGTGGACAAATTGTTTGGAACTGCCTCAAATACATACCTCACAG GTTGGCAGGCGTGGGACTCGTTGCCCCAGTTGTCAACTACTGGTGGCCTGGTCTTCCTGCAAACTTAACTACTGAAGCCTATGGCCAACAGAACATACAAGACCAATGGGCCCTTCGGGTTGCTCACTACGTGCCGTGGCTAACTTACTGGTGGAACACTCAACAATGGTTCCCTGGATCTAGTGTAATTTCTGGGAATCCACATATCTTTTCTCGTGAAGACAAGGAAATTCTGGCTAAGATGCCCAGTAGAAAAAGTTATCGA GCACAGATAAGACAACAAGGCGAATATGAAAGCCTCCACCGTGACTTAAACATCGGATTCGGTAACTGGGAATACAGTCCCCTTCATCTTGAAAATCCATTTCCAAATAGTGAAGCTTCTGTTCATATTTGGCAAGGAGATGATGATGTAATGGTTCCAGTTACTCTGCAACAATACATAGCGCAGAAGCTTCCATGGATTATCTATCACGAGCTTCCAGGTTCTGGTCATTTGTTTCCTTTAGCTGATGGTATGAGTGACATTATCATTAAGAATCTTTTACGTACGAAGTAG